From the genome of Varibaculum prostatecancerukia, one region includes:
- a CDS encoding ABC transporter ATP-binding protein, which yields MLIQTQGLTKIYGSHTVLADIDLTIGEGEQVAITGPTQAGKTTLLYLLSGIVRPSSGAVFLDGRDLSEMSRRQLQALRRERFGFIFQSEQLLPELQVVENVALPLLLQGFGRAEAKQRALKELQRLGLEEISRQLTAALSPALDARVAIARALVTRPQVIVADQPTALLDPVAGQEAMQALSLAAARTRATLLVSTVNPQVASWCRRIITLRDGLIAQDSRRESTSETVFQVEDA from the coding sequence ATGTTGATTCAAACCCAGGGGCTTACCAAGATCTACGGCTCCCATACGGTGTTAGCCGATATTGATTTAACTATTGGCGAGGGTGAGCAGGTGGCGATTACCGGGCCGACTCAAGCCGGAAAAACCACCCTCCTGTATTTGCTCAGTGGGATTGTGCGTCCGTCCTCGGGGGCAGTGTTCTTAGATGGCCGGGATTTATCAGAAATGTCGCGGCGTCAGTTGCAGGCGCTGCGCCGGGAGCGTTTCGGTTTTATTTTCCAATCCGAACAACTGCTTCCCGAACTGCAAGTAGTAGAAAATGTGGCTTTACCGCTACTGTTGCAAGGTTTTGGACGCGCAGAAGCAAAACAGCGTGCCTTGAAAGAGTTGCAACGTCTGGGGTTGGAAGAAATTAGCCGGCAATTAACTGCCGCACTCAGCCCGGCCTTGGACGCGCGGGTAGCCATCGCCCGCGCTTTAGTGACCCGCCCCCAGGTGATTGTTGCTGATCAACCCACTGCGCTGCTGGATCCGGTTGCGGGGCAAGAAGCGATGCAGGCGTTATCACTGGCGGCGGCGCGCACCCGCGCCACTCTCTTAGTTTCTACCGTTAATCCGCAGGTAGCGTCGTGGTGCCGGCGAATCATCACCCTGCGAGATGGATTAATTGCCCAAGACAGTCGGCGCGAATCTACCTCAGAAACCGTATTTCAGGTCGAGGACGCATAA
- a CDS encoding sensor histidine kinase, protein MQRTDPYFRGVTYHRSSLVRSSLRLGVPFLAIELFSLVVHVGAMLVMFRRSRTVLSHYTAAVRYRASAMLGRQDAAIWHFWQVPGGETILERDDHSTAEYINSRSIPIFLFCLLANLVASFPLLNLLILALTNLLGFRNFSDQRAYLALIMLWLLFALASGIYARLVFTIATTGPLSAEEIVQLHRSRREIVDAFEIERRRIERDLHDGAQQYLVAASMKVGEAELNLEMLASSESSEEPGECTDGEGANRNYSDGGSTEDSGTRAQIQQILGLLREAQDANDQALAALRRTVAGVHPKVLSDKGLAEAVRDVCAESPLKVDVRMPFELPKLPPGAAAAAYYLVCESLTNVAKYAPQAEVSVLVVAGSSLVVSITDNGAGGASINPGHGLAGLQARLEAFGGTLRVISPTGGPTTVRGEIPILVSAKETV, encoded by the coding sequence ATGCAGCGAACTGATCCCTATTTTCGCGGGGTAACTTACCACCGAAGCTCCCTGGTACGTTCCAGCCTGAGGCTGGGGGTACCTTTCCTAGCGATTGAGCTATTTTCGCTGGTGGTACACGTGGGGGCAATGCTGGTGATGTTCCGGCGCTCGCGGACGGTACTTTCCCACTACACGGCGGCGGTGCGTTACCGCGCGAGCGCCATGCTGGGGCGGCAAGATGCTGCTATCTGGCATTTTTGGCAGGTTCCCGGCGGGGAAACGATTCTAGAAAGAGATGATCATAGTACTGCGGAATACATAAATTCCCGTTCCATCCCGATTTTCCTGTTTTGCTTGCTGGCAAATTTGGTTGCCTCTTTTCCGTTGCTCAATTTATTGATCCTGGCCCTTACGAATCTCCTGGGATTCAGAAACTTCAGTGACCAGCGTGCATATCTGGCATTGATTATGTTATGGCTGCTGTTTGCACTGGCCAGCGGAATTTACGCGCGGTTGGTTTTTACTATTGCCACTACCGGTCCGTTAAGTGCGGAGGAAATTGTTCAATTGCATCGCTCGCGCCGGGAAATAGTCGATGCTTTCGAGATTGAACGTCGCCGTATTGAACGGGATCTGCATGATGGTGCCCAACAATACCTAGTGGCAGCCTCCATGAAAGTGGGTGAGGCGGAACTAAACCTAGAAATGCTGGCCTCCTCGGAATCTTCGGAAGAACCTGGGGAGTGTACGGATGGGGAAGGCGCGAATAGGAACTACTCCGATGGGGGAAGCACGGAGGATTCCGGTACGCGCGCGCAGATACAACAGATTTTAGGTTTATTGCGGGAAGCGCAAGACGCCAATGACCAAGCTTTAGCGGCGCTGCGACGTACAGTTGCCGGGGTACATCCGAAAGTACTTTCCGATAAGGGGCTGGCCGAGGCAGTACGCGATGTTTGTGCTGAATCTCCTTTGAAAGTGGATGTCCGGATGCCCTTTGAGCTGCCCAAGCTGCCGCCGGGAGCTGCCGCTGCCGCCTACTACCTGGTATGTGAGTCCCTCACTAACGTGGCAAAATATGCACCCCAAGCCGAGGTTTCAGTATTGGTGGTAGCCGGTTCTTCCCTGGTAGTTTCGATTACCGATAATGGAGCCGGCGGGGCAAGTATTAACCCCGGGCATGGCTTGGCCGGTTTGCAGGCGCGCCTGGAAGCCTTCGGGGGAACTTTGCGGGTAATTTCCCCGACCGGCGGACCAACTACGGTGCGCGGGGAGATTCCGATTCTAGTATCCGCGAAGGAGACAGTATGA